Proteins from one Elephas maximus indicus isolate mEleMax1 chromosome 12, mEleMax1 primary haplotype, whole genome shotgun sequence genomic window:
- the CCL24 gene encoding C-C motif chemokine 24, translating to MAGTATLIASLLLLALCAHNITPAGSVAIPSSCCMSFISKKIPEGRVVSYQVSNGSVCPKAGVIFTTKKGQKFCGDPKQLWVQRYMKNLEVRRKKASPGDKAIGRKAPVRRHPANSTTI from the exons ATGGCAGGCACTGCGACCCTCATAGCCAGCCTACTGCTCCTGGCCCTCTGTGCCCACAACATCACCCCTGCAG GCTCTGTAGCCATCCCCTCTTCCTGCTGCATGTCCTTTATTTCCAAGAAAATTCCCGAGGGCCGTGTGGTAAGCTACCAGGTGTCCAATGGGAGTGTCTGCCCCAAGGCAGGGGTGAT CTTTACCACCAAGAAGGGCCAGAAGTTCTGTGGTGACCCCAAGCAGCTGTGGGTCCAGAGGTATATGAAGAACCTGGAGGTCAGGCGAAAGAAGGCCTCCCCTGGGGACAAGGCAATAGGCAGAAAGGCCCCTGTCCGAAGACACCCTGCCAACAGCACCACCATCTAA